One region of Rhizobium sp. WYJ-E13 genomic DNA includes:
- a CDS encoding ABC transporter ATP-binding protein, giving the protein MANVQFADVRKSFGAHPVIKGVDIDIADGEFVILVGPSGCGKSTLLRMLAGLENISGGEIKIGGRVVNTLPPKDRDIAMVFQNYALYPHMTVEQNMGFSLMLNKAPKAEAEKRVKYAAGILGLDKLLDRYPRQLSGGQRQRVAMGRAIVRDPEVFLFDEPLSNLDAKLRVAMRAEIKELHQRLQTTTVYVTHDQIEAMTMADKIVVMHDGIVEQIGSPLELYDRPANLFVGGFIGSPAMNMIHGRLDPENVTQFVAANGTRLPVANPPASAVGRELVYGLRPEYISLDPNGLPAEIVVIEPTGYETHLTVRLGGSEVSCVFRERIDARPGEAIRVTIDAKHVHLFDAEGGMRLTD; this is encoded by the coding sequence ATGGCAAACGTTCAATTCGCGGATGTGCGGAAATCATTCGGCGCGCACCCCGTCATCAAAGGCGTGGACATCGATATTGCCGATGGGGAATTCGTCATCCTCGTCGGTCCCTCGGGCTGCGGCAAATCCACGCTTCTGCGGATGCTGGCCGGGCTCGAGAATATTTCCGGCGGCGAGATCAAGATCGGCGGGCGCGTCGTCAACACGCTGCCGCCGAAGGACCGCGACATTGCCATGGTCTTCCAGAACTATGCGCTCTATCCACATATGACCGTAGAGCAGAACATGGGCTTTTCGCTCATGCTCAACAAGGCGCCGAAGGCAGAAGCCGAAAAGCGGGTGAAATATGCCGCCGGCATCCTCGGCCTCGACAAGCTGCTCGACCGCTATCCGCGCCAGCTGTCCGGCGGCCAGCGCCAGCGCGTCGCCATGGGCCGCGCCATCGTGCGCGATCCTGAAGTCTTCCTGTTCGACGAGCCGCTCTCCAACCTCGATGCGAAGCTGCGCGTCGCCATGCGCGCCGAGATCAAGGAATTGCATCAGCGCCTGCAGACGACGACCGTCTACGTCACCCATGACCAGATCGAGGCGATGACGATGGCTGACAAGATCGTCGTCATGCATGACGGCATCGTCGAGCAGATCGGTTCGCCGCTTGAGCTTTACGACCGTCCCGCCAATCTCTTCGTCGGCGGCTTCATCGGTTCGCCGGCGATGAACATGATCCATGGCCGGCTCGATCCCGAAAATGTCACGCAGTTCGTCGCGGCGAACGGCACCCGGCTGCCGGTCGCCAATCCGCCGGCAAGTGCGGTGGGCCGCGAGCTCGTGTACGGGCTGCGTCCCGAATATATCTCGCTCGACCCCAACGGCCTGCCGGCCGAAATCGTGGTGATCGAGCCGACGGGCTACGAGACGCATCTGACCGTCCGTCTCGGCGGCAGCGAGGTCAGTTGCGTCTTCCGCGAGCGTATCGATGCCCGCCCGGGCGAAGCGATCCGTGTAACGATCGACGCCAAGCATGTTCATCTCTTCGACGCCGAAGGCGGCATGAGATTGACCGACTGA
- a CDS encoding SDR family oxidoreductase: MSISASGKTRIALVTGGGTGVGRAISRGLGAAGYTVVISGRRTDVLEKAASELGGETGAQFLAVSADVGNPDSVRALFDVIAEKYGRLDLLVNNAGVTVPGVALEEVSFEQWNAIVAANLTGAFLCTQQAFRLMKSQSPRGGRIINNGSVSATTPRPNSAPYTATKHAITGLTKSTALDGRDFDIACGQIDIGNAASDMTTRIAAGALQANGSIAAEATIDPAHIADAVVYMTGLPLSANVLTMTVMATTMPFVGRG; encoded by the coding sequence ATGAGCATATCGGCCAGCGGAAAGACAAGGATTGCGCTTGTCACCGGCGGTGGCACCGGCGTCGGGCGTGCCATATCGCGAGGACTCGGCGCCGCCGGCTACACGGTCGTCATTTCTGGACGGCGGACTGACGTGCTTGAAAAGGCAGCGAGCGAGCTTGGCGGCGAAACCGGCGCGCAGTTCCTCGCGGTCTCCGCCGATGTCGGCAATCCCGACTCGGTCCGCGCGCTCTTCGATGTGATCGCGGAAAAATACGGGCGGCTCGATCTCCTGGTCAACAATGCCGGCGTCACCGTGCCGGGCGTGGCGCTGGAGGAGGTTTCGTTCGAGCAGTGGAACGCCATCGTCGCGGCCAATCTCACTGGCGCTTTTCTCTGCACTCAGCAGGCTTTCCGGCTGATGAAGAGCCAGAGCCCACGCGGCGGTCGCATCATCAACAACGGCTCCGTCTCGGCCACCACGCCCCGTCCGAATTCCGCTCCTTACACGGCGACGAAGCACGCCATCACGGGGCTGACCAAATCCACCGCTCTCGACGGGCGCGACTTCGATATCGCCTGCGGCCAGATCGATATCGGTAATGCCGCAAGCGACATGACGACGAGGATTGCGGCCGGCGCGCTGCAGGCGAACGGCAGCATCGCTGCCGAGGCGACGATCGATCCGGCCCATATTGCCGATGCAGTCGTCTACATGACGGGCCTGCCGCTCAGCGCCAACGTGCTGACCATGACGGTCATGGCGACGACGATGCCTTTTGTCGGGCGGGGGTGA
- the denD gene encoding D-erythronate dehydrogenase, whose amino-acid sequence MHVMILGAAGMIGRKLVERIVREPLVFGRPVARLTLVDAVPPPVPETLRPIPTAMTVDLAAAHTADRLIESRPDLIFHLAAIVSGEAEADFDKGYAVNLDGTRALFDAIRQAGLTSAYVPRLVFASSIAVFGIPFPEVIPDEFLSTPLTSYGTQKAIAELLLADYSRRGIFDGIGIRLPTICVRPGAPNKAASGFFSNILREPLVGKEAILPVNDSVRHWFASPRAAVGFFVHAATIDTARIGSRRNLTMPGLSALVSEEIEALRRVAGDKAVALIKRVPDPIIERIVAGWPTRFDAQRASSLGFKAETSFDEILKVHIEDELDGRIA is encoded by the coding sequence ATGCATGTGATGATTTTGGGTGCGGCAGGCATGATCGGCCGCAAGCTGGTCGAAAGAATTGTCCGCGAGCCGCTGGTTTTCGGCAGGCCCGTCGCCCGTCTGACACTGGTGGACGCCGTTCCGCCGCCGGTGCCGGAAACGCTCCGGCCAATTCCCACGGCGATGACGGTCGACCTTGCCGCTGCCCATACGGCCGATAGGCTGATCGAAAGCCGGCCGGACCTGATCTTCCATCTTGCCGCCATCGTTTCCGGTGAGGCGGAGGCGGATTTCGACAAGGGTTACGCCGTCAATCTCGACGGCACGCGCGCGCTGTTCGATGCGATCCGCCAGGCCGGCCTCACTAGCGCCTATGTTCCGCGCCTCGTCTTCGCCTCCTCGATCGCCGTCTTCGGCATACCGTTCCCGGAGGTCATTCCCGACGAGTTCTTGTCCACGCCGCTGACAAGTTATGGCACGCAGAAGGCCATTGCCGAGCTGCTGCTTGCCGATTATTCCCGCCGTGGCATTTTCGACGGCATCGGCATTCGCTTGCCGACGATCTGCGTACGGCCGGGTGCACCGAACAAGGCGGCCTCGGGTTTCTTTTCCAATATTCTGCGCGAGCCGCTGGTCGGCAAGGAAGCCATACTGCCGGTCAACGACAGCGTGCGGCATTGGTTTGCAAGCCCGCGCGCGGCCGTCGGCTTCTTCGTCCATGCAGCGACGATCGACACAGCAAGGATCGGCTCGCGGCGCAACCTCACCATGCCGGGTCTCTCGGCGCTGGTATCTGAGGAGATCGAAGCGTTGCGCCGGGTGGCCGGCGACAAGGCAGTCGCCCTCATCAAGCGCGTGCCCGATCCCATCATCGAACGCATCGTCGCCGGCTGGCCGACCCGGTTCGATGCGCAGAGAGCCTCCTCGCTCGGCTTCAAGGCGGAGACGAGCTTCGACGAGATTCTGAAAGTCCATATCGAGGATGAACTCGACGGGAGGATCGCATGA
- a CDS encoding hydroxypyruvate isomerase family protein — translation MTMFSANLGFLWQELQLPDAIRAAKAAGFDAVECHYPYDVPVERVQAALAETGLTMLGLNTIRGNVAAGDNGLAAIPGREEEARHAIEQAIDYADATGTLTVHVMAGKASGEAARATFIANLKHACERAAETGVNILIEPLNHHDAPGYFLQTSEQALEIIAAVGATNIKLMFDCYHLQIMQGDLTRRLQWSLNSIGHIQIASVPDRREPDHGEIDYRYILRLLEELGYDRPIGAEYRPATSTDAGLRWLKDYR, via the coding sequence ATGACAATGTTTTCCGCCAATCTTGGCTTTCTCTGGCAGGAACTGCAGCTTCCCGACGCCATCCGCGCCGCCAAAGCCGCAGGTTTTGACGCGGTCGAATGCCACTATCCCTATGACGTTCCGGTCGAGAGGGTACAAGCGGCGCTGGCGGAGACCGGGCTCACCATGCTTGGTCTCAACACCATTCGAGGCAATGTGGCGGCCGGAGACAACGGGCTTGCCGCCATTCCCGGGCGCGAGGAGGAAGCGCGACACGCGATCGAACAGGCAATCGATTATGCCGACGCTACGGGGACGCTCACCGTGCATGTCATGGCCGGCAAAGCCTCCGGCGAGGCGGCACGGGCAACGTTCATTGCCAACCTCAAACATGCTTGTGAACGCGCCGCTGAGACTGGGGTCAATATCCTGATCGAACCGCTGAACCATCACGACGCGCCAGGCTATTTTTTGCAAACATCCGAACAAGCGTTGGAAATCATCGCCGCAGTCGGGGCGACGAATATCAAACTGATGTTCGATTGCTACCATCTACAGATCATGCAAGGCGACTTGACCCGCAGGTTGCAATGGTCTCTGAATTCCATCGGCCATATACAGATCGCTTCGGTTCCAGACCGGCGGGAACCGGATCATGGGGAGATCGATTACAGGTACATCCTCCGTCTCTTGGAAGAGCTGGGCTATGACCGCCCCATAGGGGCCGAGTATCGGCCGGCCACTTCTACGGACGCGGGCCTGCGATGGTTGAAGGACTATCGGTAA
- the otnC gene encoding 3-oxo-tetronate 4-phosphate decarboxylase: protein MSEEARLRDEICFMAKSLFDRGLTAGSSGNISARLSDGRLLVTPTGSSFGRLDPAKLSCLEVDGRQVGGDKPTKEMPLHSAFYETRSGKTGAVVHLHCSHCVALSLLPDVDPENLLPPLTAYSVMKLGKVTLLPYFMPGDPGMGDAIRGLAGRRSAVMLAAHGPVVAGKDLEAAVYAIEELEETAKLALLTRSANPSLLSAVQIGQILHTYDVEWD, encoded by the coding sequence ATGAGCGAAGAAGCGCGGCTGAGGGACGAAATCTGCTTCATGGCCAAGTCGCTCTTTGACAGGGGCCTGACGGCCGGTTCATCGGGTAATATCTCTGCGCGGCTTTCCGACGGCCGGCTTCTGGTGACGCCGACTGGCAGTTCCTTTGGGCGGCTCGACCCAGCAAAGCTATCCTGCCTTGAGGTGGATGGGCGGCAAGTCGGCGGCGACAAGCCGACCAAGGAAATGCCGTTGCATTCCGCCTTCTACGAAACCCGATCGGGTAAAACCGGCGCCGTGGTGCATCTGCATTGCAGCCATTGCGTGGCGCTGTCACTTCTGCCGGACGTCGATCCGGAGAATTTGTTGCCGCCGCTCACCGCATATTCCGTCATGAAGCTCGGAAAGGTGACGTTGCTACCTTACTTCATGCCGGGCGACCCGGGAATGGGCGATGCGATCCGTGGGCTTGCCGGCAGGCGCAGTGCGGTAATGCTCGCCGCCCACGGCCCGGTCGTGGCCGGCAAAGATCTCGAGGCGGCGGTCTATGCGATCGAGGAGCTGGAGGAGACGGCAAAACTCGCCCTGCTGACACGTAGCGCCAATCCCTCGCTCCTGAGCGCAGTCCAGATTGGCCAAATTCTCCACACCTATGATGTGGAGTGGGACTGA
- the otnK gene encoding 3-oxo-tetronate kinase yields MGTILGCIADDFTGATDLAALLARSGLPVTLRIGVPATDQDQTEAATFEVIALKTRTSPVADAVGQARQALAWLRHAGAARFFWKYCSTFDSTAEGNIGPVAEMLMSELCVAQTIYCPAFPENGRSIFMGHVLVGQELLSESPMKDHPLTPMRDSSLIRLLAPQVKGKVGLANRHTVLQGPEALKERLRSLAEEAVRHVVVDAVCDEDLRTIAAATADMSLVTGGSAVAGQLPRYYVEQGLVAAPAARRASTKVNGGQVVLSGSCSAMTRSQVAYYLGQCASLRLDLVALAERGVGPAREWLQRQPSDVPKLIYATAEPQDVRQAQERLGLEKASTVVETALANLAREAFGLGIRRFVAAGGETSGAITQALGVTRLEIGPEIAAGVPWIFAKVKGERVALALKSGNFGGETFFEDAFKLLEAA; encoded by the coding sequence ATGGGAACCATACTTGGCTGCATTGCGGATGATTTTACGGGTGCGACGGATCTCGCTGCCCTTCTCGCGCGCAGCGGGCTGCCCGTAACGCTGCGCATTGGCGTGCCGGCCACAGATCAGGATCAAACGGAGGCCGCAACCTTCGAGGTCATAGCCCTGAAAACCCGCACGTCGCCTGTCGCAGACGCGGTCGGACAGGCCCGGCAGGCCTTGGCTTGGCTGCGCCATGCCGGTGCAGCCCGCTTCTTCTGGAAATATTGCTCCACTTTCGACAGCACGGCTGAGGGCAATATCGGACCGGTCGCAGAAATGCTGATGTCGGAGCTCTGCGTCGCGCAGACCATCTATTGTCCGGCCTTCCCGGAAAACGGCCGCAGCATCTTCATGGGCCATGTCCTTGTGGGCCAGGAGCTCCTCTCGGAAAGCCCGATGAAGGATCACCCGCTCACGCCGATGCGCGATTCAAGCCTGATCCGGCTTTTGGCGCCCCAGGTCAAAGGCAAGGTCGGCCTTGCCAATCGCCACACCGTCTTACAAGGCCCGGAAGCGCTGAAGGAAAGATTACGGAGCCTTGCCGAAGAAGCCGTGCGCCACGTTGTCGTCGATGCCGTTTGCGACGAGGATCTGCGCACGATTGCAGCCGCCACGGCCGACATGTCGCTTGTGACGGGCGGCAGCGCGGTGGCGGGTCAGCTTCCCCGCTACTATGTCGAACAGGGGCTTGTAGCGGCCCCCGCCGCGCGGCGCGCTAGCACCAAGGTGAACGGGGGGCAGGTCGTGCTGTCGGGAAGTTGTTCGGCAATGACCCGAAGTCAGGTCGCTTACTACCTGGGGCAATGCGCCAGTCTCCGCCTCGATCTCGTGGCGCTCGCCGAAAGGGGAGTAGGGCCGGCACGGGAATGGTTGCAGCGGCAGCCTTCCGATGTCCCGAAGCTCATCTACGCCACGGCAGAGCCGCAGGATGTACGCCAGGCACAAGAAAGGCTCGGTTTGGAAAAGGCAAGCACAGTCGTCGAGACTGCTCTCGCCAACCTCGCCCGTGAAGCGTTTGGGCTCGGCATCCGCCGGTTTGTCGCCGCTGGCGGCGAGACGTCCGGTGCGATTACCCAAGCTCTGGGTGTCACCCGTCTGGAAATCGGCCCGGAAATTGCTGCCGGTGTTCCCTGGATCTTCGCGAAGGTGAAGGGTGAGCGGGTCGCGCTTGCGCTGAAATCCGGCAATTTCGGCGGCGAGACGTTCTTCGAGGATGCCTTCAAACTGCTGGAGGCCGCATGA
- the ltnD gene encoding L-threonate dehydrogenase, whose product MEAIRDTRRAAVVGLGSMGWGAAISLLRAGFEVSGCDLRADVLERFRDAGGHSCSTPAIAVEAADVVFVYVVNNQQVEEVLFGSGGALETAQPSTVFLLCTTMAPTACAAIAARLDAAGMLVVDAPVSGGHLRALSGEITVMASGSNEAFARASAALEVVSSKVFRLGERPGAGSQVKMINQLLAGVHIAATAEAMTLAAKNGIDLKTLYEVLRVSAGSSWMFENRGEHIVKGDYTPRSAINIFVKDLGIVTSEARKTGAVTPLAAAAMQLFLEAAEDGLGLEDDAAVAKFLARKSGVVLPGMEG is encoded by the coding sequence ATGGAAGCTATTCGAGATACACGGCGCGCCGCGGTCGTAGGGCTGGGTTCGATGGGTTGGGGGGCGGCGATCTCGCTTCTCAGGGCAGGCTTTGAAGTGAGCGGATGCGACCTGCGGGCCGATGTTCTCGAGCGCTTTCGTGACGCGGGAGGGCATTCGTGCAGCACGCCGGCGATCGCAGTCGAGGCGGCCGATGTAGTCTTTGTCTATGTCGTCAATAACCAGCAGGTCGAGGAGGTGCTTTTCGGGTCGGGGGGCGCCCTTGAAACCGCGCAGCCCTCGACCGTTTTCCTTCTATGCACGACCATGGCGCCGACCGCCTGCGCTGCGATCGCCGCGAGACTGGACGCGGCTGGCATGCTGGTCGTCGATGCGCCGGTCTCCGGCGGGCATCTTCGGGCGCTGTCGGGAGAAATCACCGTCATGGCATCGGGTTCGAACGAGGCATTCGCACGAGCTTCTGCCGCGCTTGAAGTCGTTTCGTCCAAGGTCTTTCGCCTCGGTGAGCGACCGGGCGCGGGCTCGCAGGTCAAGATGATAAATCAACTTCTGGCCGGCGTACATATCGCCGCCACTGCCGAAGCCATGACGCTTGCGGCAAAGAACGGTATCGACCTGAAAACCCTCTATGAGGTCCTGCGCGTTTCCGCCGGCTCCTCCTGGATGTTCGAAAACCGCGGCGAACATATCGTCAAGGGTGACTACACCCCCCGCTCGGCGATCAACATCTTCGTCAAGGATCTGGGGATCGTCACGTCGGAAGCGCGGAAGACCGGGGCGGTCACACCGCTTGCCGCAGCTGCAATGCAGCTTTTCCTCGAGGCTGCCGAAGACGGGCTCGGGCTGGAAGACGACGCGGCTGTGGCGAAGTTCCTGGCGCGCAAGAGCGGTGTCGTTCTGCCAGGCATGGAGGGGTGA
- a CDS encoding LacI family DNA-binding transcriptional regulator: MRKPTLEEVAIAAGVSKMTASRALRGAGDVSKETRERVLDVAERLSYVGNRLALSLSSQNTNLLAVVVPSMSNIVFPEVLAGISAALEESGMQAVFGISDYDTDKERAIIRDMLSWQPSAIIVTGLDQPKETVRMLQNATIPVIQIMDLDGTPVDFNVGLSHKRAGEDMARALLAAGRLRFGYVGSALSRDLRAAKRKAGFEKALRECGGLGFVEHRLDEAFSSVALGKRLTASMLADRPQIDCIYYSNDDMATGGLFACMELGIASPEDVLIAGFNGLELAYALPARIATSKSPRRIIGEIAGKLAREAVSAGRPSIQKVFSFVPEITGVSSAE, encoded by the coding sequence ATGCGTAAACCTACTTTGGAAGAAGTTGCCATTGCAGCCGGCGTCAGCAAGATGACAGCTTCGCGCGCGCTTCGTGGCGCCGGTGATGTCTCAAAGGAAACCCGCGAAAGGGTTCTCGATGTGGCCGAACGCCTGAGCTATGTGGGCAACCGGCTTGCGCTTTCCCTATCCTCACAGAATACCAATCTGCTCGCGGTGGTCGTACCCAGCATGTCCAATATCGTGTTTCCCGAAGTTCTGGCCGGCATTTCGGCGGCGCTGGAAGAGTCGGGCATGCAGGCGGTCTTTGGCATATCGGATTATGATACGGACAAGGAGCGCGCGATCATCCGCGACATGCTCTCCTGGCAGCCGAGCGCCATTATCGTCACCGGTCTCGACCAACCGAAAGAGACGGTCCGGATGCTGCAGAACGCAACCATTCCTGTCATCCAGATCATGGACCTCGACGGCACGCCGGTCGATTTCAACGTCGGACTTTCGCACAAGCGTGCAGGAGAGGATATGGCAAGAGCGCTGCTCGCGGCGGGCCGCCTGCGTTTCGGCTATGTGGGAAGCGCGCTTTCGCGCGACTTGCGTGCGGCCAAGCGGAAGGCCGGTTTCGAAAAAGCTCTGCGCGAGTGCGGCGGTCTCGGTTTCGTCGAGCACCGCCTGGACGAAGCCTTCTCCTCGGTCGCGCTCGGAAAGCGGCTCACGGCCTCAATGCTGGCGGATAGACCGCAAATCGACTGCATCTATTATTCCAACGACGACATGGCGACCGGCGGGCTGTTTGCATGCATGGAACTCGGCATTGCAAGTCCTGAGGACGTTCTGATCGCCGGGTTCAATGGATTGGAGCTCGCCTATGCCTTGCCGGCAAGAATCGCGACCTCGAAATCACCCCGCCGCATCATCGGCGAGATCGCCGGAAAACTAGCACGCGAGGCAGTGAGCGCCGGCCGCCCCTCCATTCAAAAGGTGTTTTCCTTCGTTCCCGAGATCACGGGCGTATCTTCCGCGGAATAA